In Nonomuraea muscovyensis, the following proteins share a genomic window:
- the leuE gene encoding leucine efflux protein LeuE, whose product MFFGITDIWTYVVGAFFIILLPGPNSLYVLSLAARQGVRQGYRAAAGVFVGDTVLMALAAAGAASLLRSNPVLFTIVKYAGAGYLAWIGFQMIRGAFRAWRSASAPSSETDGPQPDAVGTRRSRPFGKALTISLLNPKAILFFVSFFIQFVDPGYATPALSFLILGAIIQVFSFLYLTALIFGGTFLARQFRARRRLSAGLTSGVGALFVGFGAKLATASLGG is encoded by the coding sequence GTGTTCTTCGGGATCACCGACATCTGGACGTACGTCGTCGGGGCGTTCTTCATCATCCTGCTGCCCGGCCCCAACTCCCTGTACGTCCTGAGCCTGGCCGCGCGGCAGGGGGTCCGGCAGGGCTACCGGGCGGCGGCCGGCGTGTTCGTGGGCGACACGGTGCTGATGGCGCTGGCCGCCGCGGGCGCCGCCTCGCTGCTGCGCTCCAACCCGGTGCTGTTCACGATCGTGAAGTACGCGGGGGCCGGCTATCTGGCGTGGATCGGGTTCCAGATGATCCGGGGCGCCTTTCGGGCCTGGCGCAGCGCGTCCGCCCCGTCGTCCGAGACCGATGGGCCGCAGCCGGACGCCGTGGGGACCCGCAGGTCCCGGCCGTTCGGCAAGGCGCTGACGATCAGCCTGCTCAACCCGAAGGCGATCCTGTTCTTCGTCTCGTTCTTCATCCAGTTCGTGGACCCGGGCTACGCCACGCCCGCGCTGTCGTTCCTCATCCTGGGCGCGATCATCCAGGTGTTCAGCTTCCTCTACCTGACGGCGCTGATCTTCGGCGGGACGTTCCTGGCCAGGCAGTTCAGGGCGCGCCGCCGGCTGAGCGCGGGTCTCACCTCGGGGGTGGGGGCTCTGTTCGTCGGGTTCGGCGCCAAGCTGGCCACCGCCTCCCTGGGCGGGTGA
- a CDS encoding VC0807 family protein encodes MNHPAVTLPRLTSLARQAIPRLLEGVVAPLAVFYAALAVLGLTGALIAAVSWVYLGVAWRLVRGVRVPATMFLAAIAVTIRALVGFWTGSWVVYFIQPELGTICISMAFLASVRLNRPLVQKLTLDYIHLPSAVLKHERMRRFFARITLLWAFVLLANSTVSIWLALHESLGTFMLLRTSAVAVISGCAIAFSILAFKRVLGRLHVTPA; translated from the coding sequence TTGAACCATCCTGCGGTAACCCTGCCACGCCTCACCTCTCTCGCCCGCCAGGCGATCCCCCGGCTGCTCGAAGGAGTGGTGGCGCCGCTCGCGGTGTTCTACGCGGCCCTGGCGGTGCTGGGGTTGACCGGGGCGCTCATCGCGGCCGTCTCGTGGGTCTACCTCGGGGTGGCCTGGCGGCTGGTCAGAGGTGTCCGGGTGCCGGCCACGATGTTCCTGGCGGCGATCGCGGTGACGATCCGGGCGCTGGTGGGGTTCTGGACGGGGAGCTGGGTGGTCTACTTCATCCAGCCGGAGCTGGGCACGATCTGCATCAGCATGGCGTTCCTGGCGTCGGTGCGGCTGAACCGGCCGCTCGTGCAGAAGCTGACGCTCGACTACATCCATCTGCCGTCGGCGGTGCTCAAGCACGAGCGGATGCGCCGCTTCTTCGCGCGGATCACCCTGCTGTGGGCCTTCGTGCTGCTGGCGAACTCGACGGTGAGCATCTGGCTCGCGCTGCACGAGTCGCTGGGCACGTTCATGCTGCTGAGGACGTCAGCGGTGGCCGTGATCAGCGGGTGCGCGATCGCCTTCTCGATCCTCGCCTTCAAGCGGGTGCTGGGCCGCCTGCACGTGACGCCCGCCTGA
- a CDS encoding sensor histidine kinase, with the protein MKHLRRRTRAQWTRDLLLWLLLSAVIAAMGADPVTDATGFAVRTGPLVALAGAAVLAGRPWPLAAVLLLLPFGPWRFDMGLATSTLVWPEHLPHVKIIPFQPVTLFVVWYAYLAGRRMRGTGPALAAFALLVVIGAGLVVARGAGLGLWITVTTGLLAVYAVPYLLGLLRRRLLQQREQARLSAAARARLRERARIARDMHDSLGHDLALIAVRAAGLEMAPGLDPAQVRAAGELRVAAAEATERLRQIIGLLRDDDEAGADADAGPPLAPVGEDVAALVERARASGMPVTLRRDPSVPAPALARAVVQEGLTNAAKHAPGAPVTVLLSPRRVVVRNGPPRSRPAAVPGGLGLTGLDERVRLAGGTMTAGPSGDGYELAVELP; encoded by the coding sequence GTGAAGCACCTGCGCCGCCGGACCCGCGCCCAGTGGACCCGTGACCTCCTGCTGTGGCTCCTGCTGTCGGCCGTGATCGCCGCCATGGGGGCCGACCCGGTCACCGACGCCACGGGGTTCGCCGTGCGGACCGGGCCGCTGGTCGCGCTCGCCGGGGCGGCCGTGCTGGCCGGCCGGCCGTGGCCGCTCGCCGCGGTGCTGCTGCTGCTGCCGTTCGGGCCGTGGCGGTTCGACATGGGGCTCGCCACGTCCACACTCGTCTGGCCGGAGCACCTTCCCCACGTGAAGATCATCCCGTTCCAGCCGGTGACGTTGTTCGTCGTCTGGTACGCCTACCTCGCCGGCCGGCGGATGAGGGGCACCGGCCCGGCGCTGGCGGCGTTCGCGCTGCTCGTCGTCATCGGCGCGGGACTCGTGGTGGCGCGGGGCGCCGGCCTCGGCCTGTGGATCACCGTGACCACGGGGCTGCTGGCCGTGTACGCGGTGCCGTACCTGCTGGGGCTGCTGCGACGCCGGTTGCTGCAGCAGCGCGAGCAGGCCAGGCTGTCGGCGGCGGCCCGCGCGAGGCTGCGCGAGCGGGCCAGGATCGCCCGGGACATGCACGACTCCCTCGGCCACGACCTGGCCCTCATCGCCGTCCGCGCGGCCGGGCTGGAGATGGCGCCGGGCCTCGACCCGGCGCAGGTCAGGGCGGCGGGGGAGCTCAGGGTGGCGGCGGCCGAGGCCACCGAGCGGCTGCGCCAGATCATCGGCCTGCTCCGCGATGACGACGAGGCCGGCGCCGACGCGGACGCCGGGCCGCCGCTGGCCCCCGTCGGGGAGGACGTGGCCGCCCTCGTCGAGCGGGCCCGCGCGTCCGGCATGCCGGTCACGCTGCGCCGGGACCCCTCCGTACCGGCGCCCGCGCTGGCGCGGGCGGTGGTGCAGGAGGGCCTGACGAACGCGGCCAAGCACGCGCCCGGCGCGCCCGTCACCGTCCTGCTCTCGCCGCGCCGGGTGGTCGTGCGCAACGGCCCGCCCCGCTCCCGCCCGGCAGCCGTGCCGGGCGGCCTCGGCCTCACCGGCCTGGACGAGCGCGTACGGCTGGCGGGCGGCACGATGACCGCCGGCCCCAGCGGCGACGGCTACGAGCTGGCCGTCGAGCTCCCCTGA
- a CDS encoding DedA family protein, which produces MSHAILDLVHQAMSSPWLYVAILALAVLDGFFPIVPAETSVITAGVFAASGDTNLALVILVAAIGAFAGDHISYLIGNKSGARLRDRKAFVWAHGALAERGGLVLVVARYIPGGRTATTLTMGAVRYPLRSFTFFDAIAASSWAVYSGLIGFFGGMAFENDPVKGLLLGLGIALSITGIVELVRWVRKRRATQASAERQPVDMSV; this is translated from the coding sequence ATGTCGCACGCCATCCTCGACCTGGTGCACCAGGCGATGTCGTCACCCTGGTTATACGTGGCGATCCTCGCGCTGGCGGTGCTCGACGGGTTCTTCCCGATCGTGCCCGCGGAGACGTCGGTCATCACCGCGGGGGTGTTCGCCGCGTCCGGCGACACGAACCTGGCCCTGGTGATCCTGGTCGCCGCGATCGGCGCGTTCGCCGGAGACCACATCTCGTACCTGATCGGCAACAAGTCGGGGGCCCGGCTGCGGGACCGCAAGGCGTTCGTGTGGGCCCACGGGGCGCTGGCCGAGCGGGGTGGGCTGGTCCTCGTGGTGGCCCGGTACATCCCCGGCGGGCGGACGGCGACCACCCTGACCATGGGCGCGGTGCGCTACCCGCTGCGCTCGTTCACGTTCTTCGACGCGATCGCCGCCTCCTCGTGGGCCGTGTACTCCGGGCTCATCGGCTTCTTCGGCGGGATGGCGTTCGAGAACGACCCCGTCAAGGGGCTGCTGCTCGGCCTCGGCATCGCGCTGTCCATCACCGGGATCGTCGAGCTCGTGCGCTGGGTCAGGAAGCGGCGCGCCACCCAGGCTTCCGCCGAACGACAGCCGGTGGACATGTCCGTTTGA
- a CDS encoding DMT family transporter gives MSVLAAVVALVGSLFFALGAALQQFEAVGAARPGLLALLRRPRWLIGGASILVGGGLHIVALGLGPLTVVQPMGVASLLFALPIAATLHGRRPSRRELAAAAVVAMGLVGLVLLVPESGGPTRLAPTGVLTLLGVSGVAAVLLWAGSRMASPAGRAALLATSSGVLYGATATLVRVLVDGAWDWWYLLALPVPALLALMMLQRAYAVGHFGVSFAALQIADPLTAVAFGALLLGEPLPTGVVPIAAAALTAAGTVALARTSPLEARH, from the coding sequence ATGAGTGTGCTGGCCGCGGTCGTGGCGCTGGTCGGTTCGCTGTTCTTCGCGCTCGGCGCCGCTCTGCAGCAGTTCGAGGCGGTGGGCGCGGCCCGGCCCGGCCTGCTCGCGCTGCTGCGCAGGCCGCGCTGGCTGATCGGCGGAGCGTCCATCCTGGTGGGCGGCGGCCTGCACATCGTCGCCCTCGGGCTCGGGCCGCTGACCGTCGTGCAGCCCATGGGCGTGGCCAGTCTCCTGTTCGCGCTGCCGATCGCGGCCACGCTGCACGGCCGCCGGCCGTCCCGCCGGGAGCTGGCCGCCGCGGCCGTGGTGGCGATGGGACTCGTCGGGCTGGTGCTGCTGGTGCCGGAGTCCGGCGGGCCGACCCGGCTGGCGCCCACCGGGGTGCTGACGCTGCTGGGCGTCTCCGGGGTGGCGGCGGTGCTGCTGTGGGCGGGCTCGCGGATGGCGTCGCCGGCGGGCCGGGCCGCGCTGCTCGCGACCAGCTCCGGCGTGCTCTACGGGGCCACCGCCACGCTCGTCCGGGTGCTGGTGGACGGCGCCTGGGACTGGTGGTACCTGCTGGCGCTGCCGGTGCCCGCCCTGCTCGCGCTGATGATGCTGCAGCGGGCGTACGCCGTCGGCCACTTCGGCGTGTCGTTCGCCGCCCTGCAGATCGCCGACCCGCTCACGGCGGTGGCGTTCGGCGCGCTGCTGCTCGGCGAGCCGCTGCCCACGGGCGTCGTGCCGATCGCCGCGGCGGCGCTGACGGCGGCCGGGACCGTCGCCCTGGCCCGGACCTCCCCGCTGGAGGCCCGCCACTGA